TGGGACGGCACCTGATGATTATTAGCTAGTAACTAGCTAATAACTAGTCGTTTCTTCCCACGAACTCTAGTTCGTGACAGGCGAACGTGGCAAACGACTGGCGCGCAATTTAATAAACATTAAGTCTGAAAACCGTTTCAGTTTCTGAAAACGATTCAGACTTAgggggcattgtttgggcctaaaaatCGCGCGCCAAGATCAAAAAGACAAAAgcccataaaataaaatatcccaCTCAGCCCAAAAGCTTGGGAATGACAAAAATAAGGATCCGGACGGCTTGGGCTTTACGCTTTTTGTCAAAAACGAAAGCCCCCAGcccaagaaaacccaaaaaaaagaaagctgTCATATGGGCTTCGAAAGGATCAAACCCACGAATATTGTTTGgactcaaacccaaaaaagaaactaaagacacactcaattcatcaatcaaaaaaacacaacaccaAGAAAAGCCAAGAGTTCACTTGAATTCCAAGGTTCAAGACTTAGGAAACAAGTCTTCTGGAACAAGAcacctcgttacaaatttggttcagcaaaagccaagacaagcagagttttgagttttcacaaacgtgGGGACCCCAGAAACCTCAGGAAGAGCCCtgttcaagcagaacaactctcGTAGTATAATCCCTAGCTCATCAGACCATCGAGAATAGCCACTTCTGTCCCTTCCAAGCAGGAGAAGTTGCAGTTCTGCCTATTCAAAAGGCCTCACAAAACGTGAAGAAGacgtaaagctctgccaaaatccaactttggtatcgatttgcaGGTCAGCCTAGCATTTGAAGTCACAAAGCAGTACGGACCAACCCAGATATGTCCAGTCCAGCCTACAGCGGAACCTTCCATTCGAGCGGAAACGAAGTTCCGACAGTCTCTTAACTTGTCTAGAGTTAAATATGTGTATTTATTAtcttgtaaaaggcagttctgcctgaatAGTCCACTTCTATCAAACACTCCTGGCTAGAACAGCcgtttgatactgagatagattgtgaaagtccttaccagtctaaggcaagaaaagaacttacttgggagatattcctcacccaaattcacaatcgtttgttttagaagtcagtaacttggggcgcaagttatcttttctaaaagaaatCTGCTAGAATTCacgttgctagcagtggcacgctcgcacaccaaagaaagctgacttgtttgACCAGTAtatggtctccaagccagtggggaatttcgcccttccatcacaggagctaaacgcgaaaacgggtgaacaataTCACAAGCTGCAAGCAAGGAATAACAACACAATTTAGCATGTTTTATACCACAGGGAACAAAAAATTTCCACGGCAACTAACTTTAGTATTTCAAAACACATAATTAACCATTAACACTGGAAGGGTGCAAAATATGCTACTACGTGCTGAAACACCAATGATACCAACAAATTTACTTGTGCATTATTACTCAACACCTAATTCAAGGCCTACTGAGGTAATGGTGTGTTATAATGGAATAGCCCTTGGCACCAGAATAATTTCCCACACTAAATATGACTCATAAAATGGAAGTGAAAACAAGCATTGCCATAGAACCAATCCTATATGACAAATAGCAATTTGAGGCACTGCATCATCCATAGAGCAAAATCAATACACCAATACAAGTTTCATCCCAGCATGATCTACTTCACAGttaaattacattattattgCAATATCTCTAATTACTAAACTTCACAAATTCAGTCACAGGTTAGTGAAATTATCCTTCTCAAATGATAACcatacaaaaacacaaactagtcaataacaaatacaaaacccaCCTTAGAATCACTCCTTCTCTGCACAGAACCGAATTCGAAATCCCAGCAACACCTACAGCAAATCGCGACTTTTGTCCTAACCGAGTCTCACAGGattgagaaggaggaggacGTTTGTGAACAAATTCCTAaccgaaaccaaaatttagggtttttttaggCCCTGAAGgagcagagaagaagagaacgaTGTCGATTCAAGACTCGAACTTAGAGGGAACTGAGACATCGTTTAAGGGAGAGAGCATTTCGCGATTAAACCCTCTCTTTCACCGTCAAGAGCCCCCTCACCAAACCCTAACATTGACTGCAGACAGAGAACGACAGAGTGCTCCTTAGGTTTTCGTGACACAGGGAGAAAtagagtggtggtggtcgATGGACACAGAAACCGccgagagaggaagagaaccGTGACTGAGCGCtgagaaagggagagaagCCAGATGCGTTAGGTCGCCAATCAAAGGGGTGGCAACGGATTGatacatgtgcttttatatggaggGCAGTTTGGTCATTTCACGTTCACAAGTGATTATATCATAACACAATTTGTAACCTGATTATTTCAGAATACCACTTTTGGAAAGTGATTATATCAGCTTATTTCCCAAAAGAATTAGAACGAAATATACCAAGGGCAGAAATTACACATTGGATCTTTACTTGCGGGCCCATTATCAACAATGGTGGGCCGTTGTCCAATGCTCCATTAATAAGACACGCGTGGCGGTTCTTTTGCTGCATGGCTACCACGTGTTGGGCAGACGAAGATTGCCCATTGGGCCTGTCCTCTCCAACACAAAAGCCCTTCACTATCTCTCGCCCTCTCACTCGAACAAACTCACTGGAACAGTCAAACACAGAGAGCacaaggaaaggaaaggaagagagaatGAAGCCACAGAAAATGGATGGGAAGTCGAAGCCTGGGGTGCCTTACGGTGGGATGACCGACACGTGGGTGAAGAAGCACCGTCTGATCTACATTGGAGCCACCCGACACCCTTTTATCCTCAGCATTCGTGACGGCACCGTCGATCTTCCAGCCTTCAAACGATGGCTGGTAAGTAAGCCGCACGCAATAAACGTGGTTAATTTAATTACTTCGTAACGGTGTCGTTTCATTTTCCAATTTCTCCGAACAGCGTTTAGAAATTgcaatttgtttttgtaatttaattttaaaatgtttggTGTGGCTGTAGGGGCAAGACTACATATTTGTTAGGGCGTTTGTGCCTTTCGTAGCGAGTGTGCTGATAAGGGCTTATGAGAAAGGTGATGAGAGTAGTGGTGATATGGAAGTGATATTGAGTGGTTTGGGTTCTCTGAACGATGAGATTGCATGGTTCAAGCAAGAGGcttccaaatggggtgttgaCCTCTCTCAAGTTGCCCCTGAAAAACCAACCCAACATTACTGCAGGTAATTAACTACCATCTTCTTTTAATTAAACTCAAAATTACTTGCTCAGCATATAGCAATCAGTCATTAATTAGTAATGTGTCTTATGTCGGTCCAACTACGCCGCCCCTTTACACTCAAGTTCGAATACCCCTctttctaaattaatctaatttaaggtagtttagattatcgtTTGTATTCAAAAACTATGTTTGGGTTTAGGCCATGGTGAGTATTTATATGTACCAAGTAGTCCTCCTTCCTTGGTCCATTATGGCATGCAAGATTTTCgcaattttgttttctccaattttattttctataagTTTGTTCACCAAACAATGTGACATGTGACAGGGGAATGAAGTTTACAGTGGGTTAGGACGGAACAAACAAATGATACATGGTTGGGATTGAAAATTTAGGATATTGTTTATGTCAATATTAGTACTAATTGGAGTGGTGTTTTTACAGATTTCTAGAGGAATTAATGAGGCCAGAGGTTGATTATACTGTGGCCATGGCAGCCTTTTGGGCCATTGAAGCTGTGTACCAAGAGAGCTTTGCCCATTGTCTGGAAGAGGGGTCCAAAACCCCACCAGAGCTAAAAGAGGCTTGTCAGAGATGGGGCAATGATGGGTTTGGTCACTACTGCTCTTCTCTCCGAAACATAGCTGACCGTTTGTTGGAGAAGGCGGCTTCAGGCAGCATGCCTCTGGTGAAGGTTTCAGAAGATGTGGTGAGCAAAGCTGAAGTAACATTCCTGCGTGTGCTTGAATATGAGGTTGATTTCTGGAACATGAGCTGTGGAACAGCTGGACACTCTGCTCCAAAACCCTAAGAGTGGAAGCAGGTGATCAGCTTGCTTTGGTTTGTTTACTTTAATGTTCTGAGACTGAGAACAGTAAAAATTAGGCTACAGTTGCACGAAGTAAACAACTCTTACCTGTGTTTGTGTAAATTAAACTACGCTATAATAAGTCACTGTTTGACATCTATATATAGCTTTTAAATCCCATTTTAAGTCAAACATATCTAGTGCCAAAGCTTTTGTAAGGTTGGAGCAAGTCTCTCTATCGAGCGGTCCGAAAATAGACAAATCTTTCCTTGTATTTTCCTTGGTTGTAAAGGTCCCCTTTGTCACAGGTAAACGAAcagaaaaaactaaaagggAAAGTTCCAAGCAGGAAGCAAATGTCAAATGACAACATACATTCCTCCATGCTACCTCCTTCATCACTGAtggtatatatacataaagtGATGCCATGAATATAATGCCAGAAACAGCAGATTCGATTAATTATTCTATTTACTTTTAAAGCctctcaaaaaacaaaaagccaGCAAAAAAAATGGAACCCTCCCATCATTTGTACGCATGCTTTGTGCCAGTATTGCATTACACCAACTGCTTTACTAGGAGTCCACCTGTATTTCCTTATGAAGGTATTAATCCTCCTGCACCAGTTCCCAGTCGATGTCTTAACACTTACCCTCATCATGCAGCAGCTTCTGTTCCTGGCCGTCCATTATATGGATTTCATGATCAATATCATACTCCATCTCCTGCACTCTATAGTTATCTATCAAGGCATGCTCCTGCTGTCTATAACTGAACAATGTCACAGCGCCCTCCTGAATATGATGCTGTGCCTAAAACGAAGCTCAAGAAGAAAAGCAGGCCTTATGACATTCACAAGCTATCTTATAAAGTGGCGGCAATGGAGTTAGCTGAAACAAAGGGGATCGTAATGGAGCTTTCAACATTGGTATCAGTTATTGTACTTGTCAAGACTTGAGGCCTAGTACTGTTGAGAGGAAGAAGCATGGAAAGTTAATTGGCAACAAGTATGGCACTCATCGTCGACGTGGGTCGAAAGCTGGGGAGAAGAAGGTCAAGGCCTTGAAGGGCATTAGTCTGTACAAGTAGAGGGGTTAGGCCTAGAGTTAGTATGGAAGGAAttggtttgttttaaattagtttattatatatatgcttaGCTTAAGTAAAACATATATGTTATTTTGGGTTTCAGTTGAAAGATCTATCAAGTAATAATTTGAACAGTTGACGTCTCGGCCTGCTTCATCTCCGAAATAAACTCCCCTAACGCATTGGGGTTTGTCAAATTCTATATACCAAATGATACGAAAGTCTAGCATTATTGGAGACGAACTGTGTGGAGAAACTCACTTGGGATATCCTTCCAGAGCGTGGTTTCTGGCACTTTGTTTAATTAAAGCAGACCGGACAACAAGAGATCTCTAAGCCTCAAACCTATACTTAACCAAATTCAAGAGCTCAGTTGAAAGCCTTCCTAAAAACCagatattaaaaataaaaataaaaataaaaaactttcaGGACACTTGGGATTTCCGTagattgtatatataaatttaagcTAAAGGACTCCCAAGTTACGTACCAAGATATGCATCCGAGGTGAGAATGCTAACTAGTTATAAAGCCATGGCTTGGAATGACCACTTGTAGGCTTTAGAACTAGGGATCAAGGTCCTCATGCAATATTGGGTGCCAAAAGTTCTGCTGCCCCTGCTCTCTACACTAGGGGAGCAAGTTGGATTGGAAAATCCGATTCCAACCGATTTCGTTTTGAAAATTTCCGATTTTGGTAAGTCCAAATGAATTATGACATTCGAAGGTTCGAAATCTAAAATTCCCAATAAAAATTGGATTGGAATGAATCTAGAGATTCCGAAATATATTGGGGTTTCAAGCTTAGATTacacataattactaatttcatGTTGAACTAAATATAATTTGATGACCAAATAGACATAgacaaattattttataaaggaTAACATCTAAGTACTGGCATATAATAGTTTTCCAAGCTTACggtatgattttcaattttgagtcAATTTTAATCCTTCAAATAGTTGGGCATGTTTAGAATTTTGAACTAGTTTATGAAATTGTCCAAAAAAATTCCGAGTTTTCTGAATTGGAATggatattgaaattttaaaactttttgGAATGGAATTGGAATAGAATTTtcattctaaatttttttagattgGAATTGAAATGCCCTAATTCCGATCCGATCCGTCTGAAAATCAACCCTAAGAACTACCGATGCAtcaacccaaaagaaaaaagaaaaaaaaaaaagcctacCCAtgcaatatatatttcatgtTGGGCCTGAAATGAAGTCCAAGAAAAGCAAGCCTGGATCATGAAATTAGTCTTTTTTGGGTGAACTGAAATTTCATTCGTTTAAAGTAGAGAGTGGATAGGAAAAGTGACAGAGAGGTCAAATACGTTAGTAGTGTTCACAAGTAGCAGGTAACGGAGGTCCCTCCCAGCCCCTTTTTCTCATGTTCAGATGATGAAGGTTTATTTCATAACAAATGCTAGTCACATTTGCATACCACTTTGTCAATACATTGCTCTTATTTTATTAAGTCTCtttagaaaaagagaaattcctACTTCGTTTATGTTGACAGGGGCTAAAAAACAGGTTTTCCAGACGAGAgtgaattttgtattttttggattatCAAAAGAAGACTAAACCCTCAGACCCAGAAAAGATGGCTAAAGAAAGAAGACCACCAAAACCACCCCACCAAACCTCCCATCCCTATCGGCGACTGTACCCACacgcactctctctctctctcttagcATTATTGAAGAATAACCACGACGTGGTTTCGTCCTCCCCAAtgctttttaacttttttcttcatcactCCATAAAATATATACGTAAAGAAGACTTAAAAGTCCCGGAGACGACTTCACACTTGCTACGAATTTAATATCAAAAGCCTAAAACACAAAATTGGGTTGCGTTTTCCCTACGTTGTGTATAAAATATAGACCTCAGCAGATATCAACTTCAGTTGCCAAGCCATTGACCCAATCGAGGTGGAAAAAAATGTCTACAGGCCACCTTGTTCTCAAGGGAGCTCCCAGTACAACTGGTCATCCCAAGCAACCAGTTTCTGAAGATACTTCTGATTCTAAAGTAACCGTCGACCACCaaaacagcagcagcagctccAAGTTCCCAGAAATAATGAGCTCCAAAAATCATGCCGCTCTCAAGCCCAAGAAAGAGAAAcgtaataagaaaaaaaagaagaagagcagaAGCGGCAACGTCTTCAGCATTGTTGGCAACAAAATTGAGGGCAACAAATCTGACCGGGTTGGAATTTTCGGCTTCGGCAACACGCACGTCCACAAACAAGTCGACACCAGTAGTGGAGAAACTGACCCGGTCCccagtgaagaagaagagtgatGATCACTCAATGAGGTTTGTAGCTAGCTTGCTAGGGCCTCTTTTTCATTATGTAAACAATGGTCCTGAAGTTTGCGAAATTATCACATTTCGTcactaactttttttttgtgacactaatGGTCTTTAAGGTTACTCTCCACACATCAAAATGATCCATACCGTTAGTTTTCGTCAAATTTTCTATTCAATTGCTGACGTGGCACATGTGTGGAGCTCATACATCCGATGAAATAAAGCCACATGgctttaaaataatataatataatataaatatttttaaatattaaggatcaatgattaaaatattatggtgtacttagatcataagGTGTACTCAATATTATGGTGTACTTCTTCAAGAGGTACTTGGGGGAAACAAAAGGAACAAAATTATGTGCTTTCTCATCTCATCATTGTTTCAGATTTCTtagagaaaaattgaaaatgagagagagagagagagagagagagagagaggatcaCTTTGCGAGACTCAGAGATCTGGGTCAGAATGAACAAAAGGATAAAAACGTCATTACAATACAAATTAAACAGGCACTAAAGCCCTTAAGAAGGCCCATTAACCTTAAGCTAAATTACTAAACCCAAAACAGAACTAGCTAATTGACTATATCCTTATTATTTTCCATTATATGATGTGTTaccaaaattttcttattatataCTAGTTTTTTAATCACTCGAGTGACGGAGTTATGTTTAGGGAGCTTcactaatatacccaaaataggagctgaaattataaaaaaaaccccatatGAAAtgcactttagaaacacacccaaaatccatttactacataaaaaataagtgttgaagttcctataaattacatgaCTGTCATTGATaaacttaaaacaagcccaacacaaaaaataaaaaaaaaacccaaaataagcCTAGCAAGCccgaagtacattgttaataccatatCATataagtacattgttaataccatgtcatagaagtacattgttaataccatttcattcaacaaattcaaaaaaaatttgaaaaagccCAGCAAGACATTCAATATCCTTTACTGAAACCACCTCCAATTGTCCATAGTTTCACTAGAAACAATAGCAAAGGCAAAAGGAAATATCtctacaaggaaaaaaaaattacactgttaatactcTGTCATAGAACTATCTTCCTAATAAAAATACATTAtgcatatcataaacttcaagtgcacaactatatatagagcaaaatatagagcatgctttgttactaaaaatctgttaatactatgtcataaaAGTATACTGTTAATCCTATGCTATAGAAATCAACTCAATTGCAGGGTATGAACAATATAATAACTGTTCATACCATTTACTAGAAGTTAACAACTACatcatttcatttgcataatagGTACAATAAAAGTGTACAACTCCATACCACTCAAAATCAATACTCAACAATGATAAAAATACAGAGAATGACTCCATCTCAATAATAGTTGCAAGTCCTGACATTCAAAGTTGCCAAGatttaaacaaacaaactatatgtgtgtgtgtgagagagagagagagagagagagagagagagagagagagagaggcatgGAATCATCAGCagaatatttaaattattattcaataaaactcatttaaacaagaaacaaaactgaACTCTCAAGATGTAAATTACATTGATTCTTTACACCCTACCCAGCTCCCAACAAGCAAACAATTGTTACACATTCTAAACAGAAGATAGAGAAGCCAATCTTTGTCTTCCAATTGCGTACTTCAAATTGTTCGTGAAGCCGTTTTGGAGCCACACCTGCACCCACAATGCTTCAGTGATCCCCATACTCCTGCACGAGGTGGACAACAAAAGGTGAAGACTGATTTCAACTTAATACCTCACAAATAGATTCTAGTACAACTCTCTCGCAGAAAAGCTTAGCATTCCCAGTTGTATAGGTTAATAAATGAAACTTTTGTGCTAACAAAGAGGAAGAATCTCAGCTAGATGGAAGAATCTCAACTCACCGGGTTAAATAGGAGATGAAAAAACAtcattgagaagaagaaggcgTGTGGGATTAACATATGCGAATCACTAGAGAGATTGAGGTCTGACATTAGAAGCCTTCGGGACAGATCTGTTGTAGAACAAGAGCATAGATGGGTACTAAATTCCAAAGGAGCAGCTGCCTCACCAGCTGATCTGTTAAAGTTTCGTTGGTCTTGTGTTGGTCCATGGCTCTGAGACTGTTTAGTTTACTTTGAAGGCAGAGGGAAGAAGGGATAGGAACATAGGAGAGATGAGGGTTTGAAGGAGGAGAGGGGCTTTAGGCTTCAAACCTCAGGGAGTGGTTTTGTCGAATTTTTATGTTCTCTGCATTCTATAGATTTTAAATGAGAtccaaaactaatttaatgctAAAAAGGGTAATAAAGGTATTTCATcgtattaattaaattaaaaaaatatacaattgttgatttttgggtttattttaggtgtgtttatatacattaaatagtatagagtttatttatagttttatgtCTAAAAATAgatatttaactaattttctattaTGTTTAAACCTGCAGGGGCCTTGGCCCTCCCAAAATAGTGTTTGCGGcctctccccctcccccccaccctctaaaaaataaagagaaagagCGATTTACGTTTCTCCCTCTAATTAAAAGGCTAATTCCTTAACAAAATGGCTAAGTTACTCTTGAATCCCACcaacataattaataaaaattattaaaagaaacagCCATTGTCGACGTGAGTCGAAAGCTGGGGAGAAGAAGTCAAGGCCTTGAAGGGCATTAGTCTGTACAAGTAGGATTAGGCCTAGAGTCTGTATAGAAGgaattggtttttttaaaatttgtttattatCTATATGCTTAGCTTaagtaaaaaatatatgttattttggGTTTCAGTTGTATTTGAAGGGTTTAGAAATCAAAGAGAAGCAAGTATAATTTGAACAGTTGACCTCTTGTAGGCTTTAAAACTAGGGATCAAGGTCCCCATGCAATATTGGGTGCCAAAAGTTCTGCTGCCCCTGCTCTTTATACTAGGGGAACAGGCTCAAATGAATTCGGACATTTAAAAagttctgaaaattttgataaaaattggATTGGAATGAATCTAGTTTcgaaaaatttcaaaaatatattgaaGTTTTAAGTATAGATTACACACAAATACTAATTTTATGttgaattaaatataatttgatGACTAAATAGACATAGACAAGTTATTTTATAAAGGATAACAACATCTTAGTACTAGCATATAATAGTTTTCCATGCTTAcaatatgattttcaattttgagtcaaaatttttttttttttgggggatcAAATGGAAACTTTATTAGATAAATTTCAACGGTACAATCAAAAACATCAATAAGACATCTAAAATACCAATCCCAAGATGACAAAAAACTAACAAGTTAAAAGCAAAACTAACGTGAACAAAAGCCGCACTAAAACTACTAGCCCATATCAACAAAATTAACCATAAGCCCAAACAAAGCCCACAAAGCCAACATAACCCTAAAGCAACCCATGAACCTAGACGAACCCTATCACCACCACTTGAAGAAGCATCGTCGCGGCCAAACCCACCACCGCATCCATAACAAATCTTgggaaaatatgatttccAGCTACCTGCGCATAAGAGCGAACAAATAAACGAAAACAACAACTTTGCCAAAGAACAATTGGGTGATTTGCAGCAACCTCCGTTAAAGACGATGTATAATCATGAGCGGCATTAGAGAGTGAATTTTGGAAGATGGATTTGATTGAGAACATAGACTAAAAGGGGTGATTGAGAACTTCAATCTAACCATGACTCAGAAGAAACCACCACGTGTAGTGATCCTAGAAAGTAGCTAGATGTGTGGCTGAGATCCAATATGATGTGTGTGGATCCAGTTAAGGCTAACGGTTATGAAGTGCACACTTTGTGTGCTCATTCCATTAAGAGAAATGTTTTCCTCTATGCAATTTCAACAAGAGAGTAGAAGAACATTCATCACTCTgtattcttctttcttccattCATCTATTTCAATATTCCATAACCCAgataaaatacaaaacactAACAGTCGGCTGGGTAAAGATTGATTTGCTTTGTTATATTGTTCTCAAAATATACTGGGGagattatatttttctattcaAGTTTGAACACTATATAGCAAGTGACGTGTATATGTCATGTCAATTAAAGAATGAATATTGGATGTTGATTGTGTGCATGATCACTTCATATCATGTGGTAATGTGGTACAAAAATATGGATAACCTAGCATTACTCGTTAACGTCTTGACCTGGATACCAACCAACTCAAGCTAACACATTATTTCTCGGTTTGTCCTACCAAACTCCCTGTTGGAGCAAGATTTCTTTCAAGAAGAAATATCTCCACAGGTTCTTGACTGAAATCCGCACTCTTCCTTGGTTGAAAGAGAACTACGGATTACATTCCCGAGGTCGAACGGTGGAAATGAAGTGAGTACCCGCAAAAGTCACTCCGACGCTTAAGTCAGTGTTTGTGCAGCGTACTCTTAGTGTTCAATTGAATTTCTCGTACCTTTGCTGGAGGTCTAGCCAGGTTTTTATAGCGCTTCGAGTTCTTGGGTTTAGCCCCACTTCCTTAG
The window above is part of the Prunus dulcis chromosome 1, ALMONDv2, whole genome shotgun sequence genome. Proteins encoded here:
- the LOC117614262 gene encoding probable bifunctional TENA-E protein, with translation MKPQKMDGKSKPGVPYGGMTDTWVKKHRLIYIGATRHPFILSIRDGTVDLPAFKRWLGQDYIFVRAFVPFVASVLIRAYEKGDESSGDMEVILSGLGSLNDEIAWFKQEASKWGVDLSQVAPEKPTQHYCRFLEELMRPEVDYTVAMAAFWAIEAVYQESFAHCLEEGSKTPPELKEACQRWGNDGFGHYCSSLRNIADRLLEKAASGSMPLVKVSEDVVSKAEVTFLRVLEYEVDFWNMSCGTAGHSAPKP